The following coding sequences lie in one Cydia fagiglandana chromosome 27, ilCydFagi1.1, whole genome shotgun sequence genomic window:
- the LOC134677926 gene encoding uncharacterized protein LOC134677926, which translates to MEQKMALPPQQFCVRWNSYHTNLQAVFPRLLLTEQFADVTLACESRQLRCHKLVLSACSAYLERLLLNNPCKHPIVLMRDMRFSEMQALVDFMYKGEVNVTQEELPSLLKSAEALQIRGLCSSDSSGLASELNKPERDSKDYTVATEALVAHAQREATTNGPPAPPQPQTPTNGPIHTKKRKQDEAEVKEETVEEDGLYYGELDHENMEYNEDEESGKPGSSLGQPSGRQNYLRVKPESELFFQTKLQNLAKANSEYINRLSKMNATEIRQEFTKYGFQEEPKDKTENDYYKSWLEQNGELEVSLLKCGQKKPKPDYRNQKSEVELIPKPKEAKDFPKILEKQIRRRGRPPIFKDRNVDIGETVLKSDLDQFLEGKEVSSSGLSRKDLERVMMGKFNPNRRYSNEAMWAALMDVKKGGSIYRAAQTHKVPRKSLRNWMKRCHIKSSFPMPQQLKQFVENSKKQKEEKFEFPLEKFEEKSGEDYEETDFGKHFLSFPGVSSDDDREKKDDSAIDMTVHE; encoded by the exons ATGGAACAGAAGATGGCGCTGCCGCCGCAACAGTTCTGCGTCAGGTGGAACTCTTACCACACAAACTTACAG GCGGTATTCCCACGACTGCTCCTCACCGAGCAATTCGCGGATGTCACCCTCGCCTGCGAGTCCAGACAGCTGAGATGCCACAAGCTGGTGCTCTCCGCCTGCTCCGCCTACCTAGAGCGGCTCCTGCTTAACAACCCCTGCAAGCACCCCATAGTGCTCATGAGGGACATGAG GTTCAGCGAAATGCAAGCGTTGGTGGACTTCATGTATAAGGGAGAGGTGAATGTCACCCAAGAAGAGCTGCCGAGCCTTCTGAAGAGTGCAGAGGCGCTGCAGATCCGGG GTTTATGCTCGAGCGACAGCAGCGGCTTGGCCTCCGAGCTGAACAAGCCAGAGCGAGACAGCAAAGATTATACCGTCGCCACCGAGGCCCTAGTTGCGCACGCGCAGCGTGAAGCTACTACCAACg GTCCCCCCGCCCCCCCTCAACCGCAAACCCCCACCAACGGTCCGATCCACACCAAGAAACGCAAGCAAGATGAAGCGGAAGTCAAAGAGGAAACTGTCGAAGAGGACGGATTATACTATGGCGAGTTGGACCACGAAAACATGGAATACAATGAG gacGAGGAATCAGGCAAACCCGGCAGCAGTCTAGGACAACCGTCAG GTCGCCAAAACTACCTCCGCGTAAAACCCGAAAGCGAGCTATTCTTTCAAACGAAGCTCCAAAATCTGGCCAAAGCCAACTCCGAGTACATCAATAGACTCTCCAAAATGAACGCAACAGAAATACGACAGGAGTTCACCAAATACGGCTTCCAAGAGGAGCCGAAAGATAAAACTGAAAACGACTATTACAAGTCCTGGTTGGAACAGAACGGGGAGTTAGAAGTATCCCTCCTCAAATGCGGTCAGAAAAAGCCGAAGCCAGATTACAGAAACCAAAAATCTGAAGTAGAACTGATTCCCAAGCCGAAGGAAGCTAAAGATTTCCCTAAGATTCTTGAAAAACAGATCCGCAGGAGAGGGCGGCCCCCGATTTTTAAAGATAGGAACGTCGATATAGGGGAGACTGTGCTGAAATCAGATTTGGATCAATTCTTGGAAGGGAAAGAAGTTAGTTCGTCTGGGTTGTCTAGGAAAGATTTGGAAAGGGTGATGATGGGCAAATTTAATCCGAACCGGCGGTATTCGAATGAGGCCATGTGGGCTGCACTTATGGATGTCAAGAAAGGAGGGAGTATTTACAG AGCCGCGCAGACCCACAAGGTCCCTCGCAAGTCGCTCCGCAACTGGATGAAGCGGTGCCACATCAAATCCTCCTTCCCCATGCCGCAGCAGCTCAAGCAGTTCGTAGAAAACAGCAAGAAGCAGAAGGAAGAGAAATTCGAGTTCCCTCTTGAAAAATTCGAAGAAAAAAGTGGAGAAGATTATGAGGAAACGGATTTTGGAAAGCATTTTTTGAGCTTTCCAGGAGTCTCCAGTGATGATGATAGGGAGAAGAAagatgattctgctatcgatatgaCCGTGCATGAGTAG